Within the Hevea brasiliensis isolate MT/VB/25A 57/8 chromosome 2, ASM3005281v1, whole genome shotgun sequence genome, the region AAGCAAAAATAAGGATGGTAAAAGCCCAACGACGCATCGTTTCGAAAAGGGAAGGCTTGAAAGCAGGCGTTCCTCTCCCTAAAGGACGCAAATGGAGAAGGGGCGCAGATGCAGATTTCTTTATAGGGCTCATGTTTTGTGTATGAATGAAGTCGAAGAAGGGAGTGAGTTAGAAATCAGGAAACGGAATGAGTTCCAGGGAAGACAGTGTTTGAAGGTTTCAGGATTCAGGCTTTTCCAGGCTCTTGCTTGGGGAGGTAGAGGAACCGCAGAGGAGAGGATTGCCGGGACTAGGACTCTTAATCAACGCTGACCATTGATGATTGAGATTAGAGATGAGTTGAGCTTGGCACGACCCTATATCCAAGGATTACAGGGATTTTACAAGACATGACAACAAGGTTTCCTTCTCATATTTTGCCAAATGTACAACCCAATCTCTTTTCTATTTCTTTTCCATGTTTCTCCTTACCATATATACAAGTTAGCTATATTAACTATTTTCCCTTTTTCATATTATTTTTCGTAAAAAATACAGAATAATACCATTTGAACTGCTGTCAAGAAAAATACAATCTtagaatatatttaattaaaatctattaaaaagttaattttaaGTTCAAATAAATTCTCTTGATTGAACAATTTTGATTCTTTCCTGAAGAGCCAACATGGAGATCCAGCTTCTTCAGGAATTAGAATGACCTGAGAAACAAGTATATAGAGATGAGTAAAACGTTCTTATAGCTAAGCTAGCCCATGTGTTGTGTTGGACTTGCATTGAACATAAAGGGTTCATTCATTCCTCCAATTTCAAGAATCCTTTAATTGCTGCAAAAGTTATCACTAATCACTTTATTCTATTTTCCATGTTTCCATGCTTCATTCTATCCAAAGGCATGCATTAATCAGAAACTTGGAGCGTCGACAAGTACAACTCGCCCCCCTTTACACTCCTTATATACATGCTCatcttataattattaattttcataTTATACAATAATtgctatatattaatataatatattatgtcATTGATATTATTTTATAGTTCATTTGGAtagaatttatgaaaatttttaaagtaAGGTAAGATAATAAAAGATAAAGTATCAAAATCTCCCTGATGAATTGAAAAAGTGAAGGTTTTAGAggtttaaaacttttaaaaaaatttatagctCTGTTGAGCAATAGCTTTTAGTACAACATTTAGCGTTTTGATCATAATCAAAATACTAATACAACGTTTAGCGTTTTGACTATAATCAAAATACTACCTCTCATATTTATATTGTTCGATAATATTATATTTACAGTAGTGTTTACAGGTTGGGAGAGTGGTTCATAAAAAATTATCCTCTTAACTTTTTAGAGGTTGAGAGAGTGTTTTGACtaaaatcaataagataatacaattatttttacatttaacaaCTAATGCAGTAGTTATTTTTACCAAACAATCTTGCTTTAAAAATTAGTATATAAATAGCTAATAACTAATAGCAAATATCTAATAGATAAAGACTAGTAAAACATTTGACAACTACTAAAATAGTTAAATGTTACTAGAACAGTTAATATTGCCGAACAATTTCTATATCTTTAAAAACCCATATACACTATTTATAGTAGATTTTTTGAGCATATTTTTATTAGATGTTGATTTATCTGCTATATCATTTTATTAAGATgattattggttacaaaatctcataaccctatgatttaattttaattttgaataaaaaGATAGCAATATATGATTTTGAAAAGTGATTTCACATTCAAAATTCGATTCCCCAACTTCTTAGAAAATAATCTCTTCATGTACTCTGATTTGGGCTCTCATGTGAAATCACAATGGCCCAATGGATCCAAAGGCCCAACTGATTTTGTGTTTGCTGAAGGCTCTGACAAAGGCTCTGACAAGGGCCTGGGCTTCTCCATCCATGGTCATGGTCAGGATATAGTGTGAATACAGTGGAATTATTTAGTAGGGGATATGTTGATGGGCTATTGCAGTGAGGAATCAGCATCATGATGGGTGAGTTTTGCAAGATTTGTCACAAGTTGGTTTTGGTCCCTCTCTCCTCTGACAGTCAAGTGATAAGCATTAACTGTACATGGATGGTGGTGATCCATGAATGTGGAGTTGGTCAGGTATCATCATAACAAGACAATAAGATGGGACACTCCTTTCTCAATGGAAAGTGAAGGCTCTTTGTTGGTTGAGTCTTTATTTGATTGGTGGTATTGAATTTTAACTTTGAATATTGCTTAAGGCCCATTAACATCTAACTTAGTCACATGATACTTTTAATtcgtttaattaaattaaatttgatagtTGAGTCTGCAACATATGATATTGGATAAATAGATTAAGATTTGATttacatatttaataaataaaaaatatatatattgggGATATATAACTCCTCTCCATGACCTTGGGCTAATGTTTGTGGTCAAAAAGGCAAGCATAGTATCATATATTTAATCATTTGCTTTTTAAAAGTTAGTATTCAGAGAAGCTTTGATCTTTGATTTAGACACATTACCAACCAGAGTTTAATGCCAACCTTTTCACCTTTTTAGCTAAATCTTTTTTGGgtgtatttaatattattattgaaaataatgtaatcttaaatatattagttaatttattaaaaattaattttaaactaaatttaatatatttcccttttaaacaaattttaatatatttaataataaaaaaatctctCAAATCAGAGATGAAGAGAATCGCTATAAATTGACTATGAgtgtaaaatttaattaatttatataaatataagttttgattataataatgaagaaaattaatattaaaatatttttactttttaaacaTTGTTGTGAAATTAATATCAAATAaagttaaataataaaaaaatactttAATTAGTTTAAGATTAAAATTTTATGATGCTGCTCTCATTTTTTGTTATAAATGTCGAATTCTGGATGCGTTACATGATCACTGCTTCGATATCTATGTTAGTGATGAGAATTGATCGTAGAATAGATGGATAAAAACTAAGTAGTGTGTATTACGGATAACTTTTATCTAACAAGTGCTTTGAGTATCACCATAATAGTCAGGTGAATAATTTTCTTATCTAGATATCATTTAGTTTGGACTACTCATTATCTATTTATTTAGatatttttttcttaaatattattttaataattgtgatgtcatttaattattataattattattgagCCTTAATCTCAATGTCAAACAAacttaagaaaataatatacagcaATCAAATGAAAGAACCACAAAGTATTTGATCAATGTATGTTCatagataaattaaattttagcaaaattaatcaaagattagATATAATCGTAGCATTCACACCAAATCTATCAGAAAAGATCCTTCTTTTTGAAAAgtgaatataataattttttgaatTGCAAAAGGTAATTAATTTAATCAGCCATGAGATGTAAACCCACTTTATAGTTTGATTCTACGAAGATCATATCACAGTGGGAAGCTATCTCTGTGTTTCCCTTGTAACTCCAACCTTTTCAAGCaaacaaaacaaaagaaatcaCTCTGTTTTGCCTTTTCCTCTGGTCAGGAATATTCCTCAACTGAAACAAACCTAAAAAATTGCGGTCTGAATTTTGTCTCTTGTAACAGAGAAGAAAATAGTTAAGAAGTTAGAAGCAGACAAGCCCTTGACGCGGGATCAAAGGTAGCTAGCTAGAGCTAGCTACCCAAACCAAATCAGAGGAAAAAGCTGTTAGCTTTGTCACGTTACGCGCTTCTAAAGTTAGAATTTTTCCTAAAAGCAAAGCAAGATTACTGATTACCCACCGCTCAACCAGAGTCAAAAATGGCAGACAAAGAAAGAAAAGCCAATAGTAAACGTGAACCGGACGCCATCCACCGAACCGGAacgtttaaatgctgaaaaagaaagtaaagaaaCGAAAGAAATGAGTgggtcttcttctccttcttctatctatctatctatctagcTTTCCTATGTGAGTGTGAGAAGGATGGAGAGCGACTTGTACAGCAATCATACACAAACATTAATGCAAAAAAACAATCCCATATGTTAAAAATATTacataaagaaaaaagaaaagaacaaaAGCAGGCCCACTTCATCCAAAGCCTAAGGGAACCCAATGCTCATCTCATCATGATCTTtgcaattttttttcctttttttatcttGCACAGTCCCATTTGCCGCTAAATCTGCCGCTTAATTTGTTTTGTTTCTGCGTTACTAAATTTAGCTGCGACTTTACTCGGATATTTCCCTCCTGTCATTTTCTCTTTTGCCCTTCCTTAAAGCTTGCATTACATTTCAGAGCTATTTACTTGGGAGATTTTTGCTTCTATTTGTGGAAATTTTTAGTATATACTAAtattgttataatttttaattttctttcttcGGATTGTAGTCATTGGGCATTTGGGTTCTTGGGTTTCTCTTGGTCTTTCCTCTCCTGGGGCAGGGGGGGAAGGAAACGAAATAAAGGTTTTTTCTTTGCGTGTGCCCCTGGTCGAGGGTTAGGGTTCCGATGAATTTTTAAATGTAGTGTTGTTCAGTGGTTTGTTGATTGTGAGAATTGTTCTGTTATCAAGAGATGAGGTGCTTTTCTTGCATAGGTTCTCACAAAAATGATACTAAGATCGACACTGAAAATGGCCTTCGATCTACCCCACGCCATTCTTCTGATTCCTCAGGTCTGCCTCTGTTTCCCATTCTGTTTGCTCTTTTGGCATTGAATTTTCCCTTTTtggattttatttttcatttgctAACTGAGTTTTCAATTTTCTTGTGTAACAATGCTTGGAATTGTAGGTAGCGGGAGGGGAAGGTCGAGTTCACATGGTAATTCCAAATGTTCATAATAATTTTAGTTCAATTCTGTtccttctttttttaaaaaaaaagaaaaatcatttactGGTTGCAGGTAATAGAAAGGTGAATGGTAGAAAGACTACAGACGCCAGTGGCGCTCGGAGTTTCACATTTCGCGAGCTTGCCGCGGCGACCAGCAATTTTAGAGAGACGAATTTGATTGGGGAGGGAGGTTTTGGGAGGGTTTACAAAGGCCGCTTAGAATCTAGCGAGGCAAGTTGGGAGTCAAACTAATTTCTAAATGCTGATTTAGTTGatcaaattatattataaaaaaatgccTGATATAGTTTGATACAAGGTTTTAATAATTGTCTATCTTCTCATTTATTTTCTGGTTGATGATCAGATTGTTGCAGTGAAACAACTTAATCATGATGGTGTTCAAGGGTTTCAGGAATTTATTGTGGAGGTTCTCATGTTGAGCCTGTTGCACCATCCCAATCTTGTGACTTTGATTGGCTACTGCACTGCTGGTGATCAAAGACTATTGGTTTATGAGTACATGCCAATGGGTAGTTTGGAAGACCATCTATTTGGTAAATTTCTTGAGCAAATTAAACTAATGCTGATACATATTTACTTTATGGTACTATTATATTAGTTTGTTGTGTAAACAATTTGTTATGCATTTGTTTAGTTATGATAATTCTCATGTTGGATACTTACAGTTTTGTGacttcttgttcttcttctaaTATATCATCTGTGAAGTGGTTATTCTATTAGATTCTGTACCGCAGaggaaatttttagatattttcttatttgaaAATTGTTCTTGCTCTTGCTTGCATGAAAGTGGATGCAAGTGACCAGCACCCCTGTAGGAAGTACAAAAGAATAATGGAGTTAACTCAATGTTCATCATATGTGTGAGGGTTACTACTTTCTCTTGTTGGAGTTTCACGTCGATATGGATCCCATCATCATATATAACGTGTACAGTACCATTTTGCATAAAGTTCAAGTCCAAGAAGCCCTTTCACACACAATTCCTATTTTTGTGTGGTTAACTATACAGTTTTTGTTATTGCTAGTTATACTTCTTTTTATTTTGTGTTTTTATGTGTGAGAGAAAATAAGTTTTCTAATGAACTAAGTTGAACAACATTGATGTGTTCTTAACTTGTTTATACAGTTGcaccagattttttttttttcaaaaagaaataattgttcttCTTCAGATCAATGTGTGTGCTCTTAAACAATGTTAGCAGGCATATTTTTTGATATCCCATTTTCCACAGATCTCGAACCTGATAAAGAGCCATTGAATTGGAGCACTCGGATGAAAATTGCTGTTGGTGCTGCTCAGGGCCTTGAGTACCTACATTGCAAAGCGAATCCTCCTGTTATTTACCGTGACCTGAAATCTGCAAATATCTTGCTAGATGCTGATTTCAATCCAAAATTATCAGATTTTGGACTTGCAAAACTGGGACCTGTTGGTGAAAAGACACATGTTTCAACCAGAGTTATGGGAACATATGGATACTGTGCGCCAGAGTATGCCATGAGTGGCAAATTGACTCTTAAATCTGATATTTATAGCTTTGGTGTTGTTCTGTTGGAGTTAATCACTGGGCGAAAGGCAATAGATCGATCTAAGAGGCCAGGAGAGCAGAACCTAGTTGCCTGGGTAAGTTAAACGTGCTGTTTTATCTAATTTCAGTTCCTTCGCGTGTTTCAGAGCACTCTAATTTTTTTCATTGTTCATCACCATCCAACATTCGTTTTCCTCCATTTCAACATTCATATTGTTGCTAATGGTCAGGTATCTTCAGTTTGTAAAATCTTAAATACAATCCTCCCCTTATGCTAACCCCCTCTGCTTGGTTTCTGGGCTGTTTTTATTTTGGCTTCCAGGTCATCAAAGCAATAGACTGATTGAGAGTTTAATTTGATTGCTTTAGTTTGTTTCTACCTgtgtattaaatattttattatttgatgGAGTCATTTGATTATTCCACCCAGCAAATATTAGATACCCAGAATAAGTGTGACTAAACAATGAATTTGTGAGAATCAGTGCAATTTTAAGAGCCTGTTAGGGTTCCAAAACCCTAACAGAGCAACGGAGAGCAATAAGAAGAATCGAGAAGAAATTAGAGAGGAGAGAGAACTAAGAAAGGACTAGAAAGAATTAGAAATAGAGAAGAAGAGCGATATTATTTCTTGGAAATTCTGGAATAAGTATGACAAAATCTTTCTCTGGTTATATAGCAGACTGATAACTGCTTTGTAACTACTTCTAAGCTACTGTCAAGTAGCTTTACAACAGAATAACTGCTCCTAACTGCTCTTCCCTTCTTTTCTATCTATTTCCCTCCTTTTTACATCTATCTTCACTTATTAATTCCCTATCCTACTACTGCTTCTCATACTTCCTATAGTATGTAACAGAGCCTCTATCTGATCTTAATAATATTGCAGATCtagataatttttctttttcatttgttTTGTAGTCTCGTCAATTTCTGAAGGATCAGAAAAAGTTTTACCAATTGGTTGATCCTCTGTTGGAAGGGCGCTACCCTCGCCGTTGTTTGAACTATGCAATTGCTATCACTGCAATGTGTCTTCATGAAGAAGCACATTTTCGCCCTCTGATTGGTGATATAGTTGTTGCCCTCGAATACTTGGCCACACAGTGTCATGGCACTGAATCCAATTCCAGTCGGGTACGAAGTGACACTCCACCATCTTCTTTGCCAACAGATAGGGGTGCATGTCCTCAAGAACCAGTTTCTAGAAGCAAAGCATTTTAAATGTTGTTGGGAAGAAGCTTTTGAAACCCTCTTATTACTGTAAGTCCATCATAAATTGTATTGAAATTTTAGCTGTGTTTGGTACTAAGGAATTTGCAAAGTCAAGATTTTTTTTCTTGGTGAAGGCAACAGTATTTGTTCTATGTATGCATTTATATCAAGATTTTACTTTTCATCAAATTTAGATTTTCTGTTTATAGAGGGGTTGTGGGTTTCAGGGAGTTGAGTTTGGGTTCTTGTAGTGGTAGATTGTCCTTTGGATCTCATTACTGAATTGCATCTTGTTTTCACATTCATTGCTTTTTTAGTTTTGATGCAATTGTACTAGCTCTCTTTCGTTTTATTTCTCAGGAAGAATGAAATtcttgaaattattttaaggaaaCATTTCTATATTTGCATATACACACCTCTCTTGAATCTTTTAGGGACTGAACACATTTTGGCATCCGGTGTCCGTTGTATATTATGAGAATGCAGTTGGTGTGTCTTTGTATTCAGGAAAGCAAGTGTTGTTCAATTTTAGACATGGTTATCTTCTCATACTCTGCCATAATCACACAATCATATAGAATATTTAAATTACTTGAAGTGCGATGTATTAGGATTCAATATAGCAGCTACAATATCTGATGGAGATTATTATTTTTCTGGTTGGAGATTGTTATTTGGTGTTCTTTCAGATATGGTTTGTCTATCAATGAAAGATTCTTGCCTTCTTGGTTGAACGATCTCTGCTTCAATGATAACTTAAGGATCTCTTCTCATCATGTGTGCTTTCAGGTGTCCTGCCAAACTTAAGATGGGAAACTTGTGAAATTTCCTACCATGTAACATGTGCTTCTTCACAGTGCGTGAATATATATGTACATCATGTATGTATGTACAGTTGGGCTTGGAAAGAAgctttttcatttataaattataatagtaCATATCTCTGGTTCATATAGCTCTCTTCTTTCCATTTtccattattattgttattattattattatgaatgaatgaatgaatgactcATTTGTGAACAGCACCGAGCAGGCTGAGACTAACTCTGCTACATAGATTGAATAGCCTATGACACAAAACAGAACACTACAAACATGATTTAAGCATGCTGATTAAGAGATGCCATATCATATGATTTGCTGCAATCTTCTATCCTTACCTTTGTTATTTATAGCAGTACAAGTAAATAACTCATCTATTTCTGATCTGTTGTTTGTCCAATTAATTTctctgtatgtgtgtgtgtgtgtgtgtgtgtgtgtgtgtgtgtgtgtgtgtatatatatatatatgtacagcaAGTATGTTGTTAAGACTAAACTGTTTGTAATTCAGTAGAGGTGTGAGCTAGTGATATGGTCTTGCCATCCAGGCATAGACCAAGCTACAATAGGAATCATCTGTCAAATTACCTTCCAAGAATGCCTATTGAGAAGACCAGAAGACACGATGTCTTCCAAAGGTCTAACATTTTTCGTCCTTATTACTTTGAATGTCTGCTTGAATTTGAGTCGAGGTTTCACACCTGGTACCTGTAGGCCACCAAAGTAACAGAAGGAAACAGAAAAAAGTGAATTTCCCACTTTTTATGATCAGTTTACTTGCATAAAATCATTTGTTTACAATATATACGAGTGGTTTTGAGTCCATGAAGATGAGGCTGAGGAGAGCAGCAGAACCCAAAAGCATATTCTGCTCTGCGGGATATACAAGGCCAAGGGAATCATGATAATGATGATGACGAACAACGTTAATGCATATTTGTCCTCAAAACAGATTGCATAGTTTTTATCCCAAGGATGACTGTCTGGCATAGAGAAGGTTGGGTTTGGTGTGAAATGATTGATCATTGAAATTTGATTGTTATATATTACctttgtttaaattttttttttgtcaatattcaagatataaatatataagagttaattatatatattgtCTTAAATTAATGATGAACTAAATTTAAgtaagagaaataataattttatcttagTGTGAACATGAAGAAATCAAGAGGAGGAAAAAACGGAAAGTGAAAATTTCCACAGGCGTGCTATCATTATATCAACGAAACAGATGCATGGAACCCAATCTTTCCTTTGAGAATTGACGCTAAGGGGGTGTAGGGTCACTGACTTTTGAAATCACTATCAATAAACAAATTGAAGTTGGATTCTCTAAAGATTTGAAAGCAAGCATTTTAATCCAAGAATTGGGAGATAAACCCCAGCCCTAGACTCGGTCAcgattcaatttaaaattaaattattttaattttaaattcaaattatatTATAATCGATTAAACTGATTTTAAATTagactaaataaaaaaaaaaaaacttcctaAAAAGTGTAAAAAATGACCTTATTTGATTTGtattatcaaattaatttttccgaAAAGTAGAGTACTTCACTTCCTTTATACTTTCCTAGTTAATTGCAatgactttactaatttatttcgctttaaattatattatgagacctaatttaagtaatttattttttaaaaagtcaAATTCTCaagaaataatttatttaaaccaaACAAAGTGTTAGCTCAATCGaattgaatatttttataattttagcatatcccatcttctttttttttttttaagtgttcATCGTCGCTGAGCCATACATACGTGTATCTATTTACTGATATAAAAAAAGAtctcttattttttatttattttttgattttttttctcctGATATAAATAATGAATGGTTTTAATATTTAATGGCGATTGTTTGGCCGGCAGAAATTGGTTTGAAAAATCCAACGTCACACAAATACAAGTTACTTGTCATCATCCTTCCATGGCTGTTTATTCCTTTTCTCTTTATTATTaactttttttcttaaaaattattaggCACAAAAGACATTCTAGGGAATATTTAGGAAaagttttattaaaaataaataaataaataaattttgttcaaATGATTTCTCTTGTATAATCATTTGACCAGTTATATAAAATAGTATTTAACCTTGCAGTAGCTGCTGTTGACATCTCAGGTAGAAGTACATGTGAAAGCTTGATTATTGAAATTTCATTTTTCTAATATACATCTGACTGAAATCTTCTTCTTTTCCAATTgtcaaaaatttatattatttaatttttttaattagttcaTTTCTTCCTTTAGTTTTTTCTATTAAGAAATAATACATGCGATTACttaattttttaagtattttttatgaaaattattttttttttataaaatttacttaGACTCTGTTTGATTTAAttctataataaaatttatttattttgtaaatgaattttgttatagaatttatttacaaatgaatttttttatttagtatattttatattaaatatgaaatttatttgaaatgaaataaattttgtatttaaaataaatataataaaataaaatgatatataataagagaataattttatcacttaaaatatatatgattttaagttttgaattcatttataaattctatcaattttaatgaaatttgatttagttataataaattttatgaaattaattattaagaattataaatgaattttcatttaaaccaaacactaaaatcttaaatttacaaataaatttcacAAAATTCATTTATATTACATTCTaccttaaattcaatttaattgcataaaaattattgtaactaaaaattaaagatttttaaGTTAATATGCTCACCtattaactattttataaataaaattatttaactatttaactttttttcttttttttttacaagcAATCACtagttaaataattttatttataaaatagttaataAATCAACAAGTTAACCTATAAATCTTTAATTTTcaatcataataatttttatgaaatcaaatcaaatttaaaaaaaaattaataatttttataaaaatatttataaattaaatgacaCTTCTCAGCCTCTACGTCAcactgttatatatatatatatatatatatatatatatatgatcctTGTAAAACAAGAAAGATTAGcaagctctctctctctatatatatatatatgatcctTGTAAAACAAGAAAGATTAGCAAGCTCTATGCATACGTAAACGGTATATCTAAGCAGACCTCTACTAATGAAAATGAAATGCAAGATTCATTTATTTAGGACAATCTTGTGAAGATAACGTAATTAATCATccgaatatttataataaaatttcacTCTGTTTTAATAATGAGGGACCTGGTCTTCAATGCCGAGTAAGTATGAAACATCTTCCTTcgctttcttattttctactctccctctctctctctctctctctctctctctctcttagatGACAGAAGCAAAATACTGGCAACTATGCCTGAAGTAGACTTGGCCATTGGTCCTATCCGGATTGATTtcaaattgaaattcaagttGAGAAAGCAAATGAATTAAAATCAAACCAGTCTGTTTCGAGTCAAGACCATTTTAATGGCAATTGCAATTCTGATTTCAGATAGTTTTAATTTTAGTATTCAGTTCAATTCGGTCCATACTAAGTGTCTTTGTCTTTATCACGTCAACTTTTTCGAAATATAATTCAAATCGAACTAAATTATTAGTTTTAGTctaatttcaatttaaaattaaaagaagaatTAAAATCAATCTATTATATAAGGTTTAAGGCTAATTTTGACTCGTAAATTATTGACTCAGGCTAATCCTGAATTTGACTTAAACTGAATCTGGGGCAACTATAGAACGAGTTTTCAACATTGATTTAGGTCATGTAGATATTCGCGCAACATCCCTTATTCATAGATTTACACTTAACTTAATATGTttagatataaaattatttatttttaaaacagGAATAAAAGTAATTCCATTGAAGACCTGAACAATACTAAATCTTCTTGCAGAtatgccttcttcttcttcttcttcaacat harbors:
- the LOC110660973 gene encoding probable serine/threonine-protein kinase PBL21, with the protein product MRCFSCIGSHKNDTKIDTENGLRSTPRHSSDSSGSGRGRSSSHGNRKVNGRKTTDASGARSFTFRELAAATSNFRETNLIGEGGFGRVYKGRLESSEIVAVKQLNHDGVQGFQEFIVEVLMLSLLHHPNLVTLIGYCTAGDQRLLVYEYMPMGSLEDHLFDLEPDKEPLNWSTRMKIAVGAAQGLEYLHCKANPPVIYRDLKSANILLDADFNPKLSDFGLAKLGPVGEKTHVSTRVMGTYGYCAPEYAMSGKLTLKSDIYSFGVVLLELITGRKAIDRSKRPGEQNLVAWSRQFLKDQKKFYQLVDPLLEGRYPRRCLNYAIAITAMCLHEEAHFRPLIGDIVVALEYLATQCHGTESNSSRVRSDTPPSSLPTDRGACPQEPVSRSKAF